A part of Curtobacterium sp. MCLR17_036 genomic DNA contains:
- a CDS encoding sigma-70 family RNA polymerase sigma factor, whose amino-acid sequence MTTTRFVTLTTEIRDEEPPVASDESLSALTDASLVERSADGDTAAFGVLIRRYGPLMRAYAARILGHGDGEADDAVQEAALQAWQRIDRVEDPDRVRTWLFRITANKALDRLRRRHPHADLEAVVDSASEQAVDEVVATRLQVQELARIVQALPDAQRAVWVMREIGGAPYAEIAEATGLTATSVRGLLARARRRVMEQMEVWR is encoded by the coding sequence GTGACGACGACCCGATTCGTCACGCTGACGACCGAGATCCGTGATGAGGAGCCGCCCGTGGCGAGCGACGAGTCCCTGTCCGCGCTGACCGACGCCTCGCTCGTCGAACGCAGCGCCGACGGTGACACCGCGGCCTTCGGGGTGCTCATCCGGCGCTACGGCCCGCTCATGCGCGCGTACGCCGCACGCATCCTCGGACACGGGGACGGCGAGGCGGACGACGCCGTGCAGGAGGCCGCGCTGCAGGCCTGGCAGCGGATCGACCGGGTCGAGGACCCGGACCGGGTCCGGACCTGGCTGTTCCGGATCACGGCGAACAAGGCCCTCGACCGGTTGCGTCGACGGCACCCGCACGCGGACCTGGAGGCCGTGGTCGACTCCGCCTCGGAACAGGCCGTCGACGAGGTGGTCGCCACGCGGCTCCAGGTGCAGGAACTCGCGCGTATCGTTCAGGCTCTCCCGGACGCGCAGCGCGCGGTCTGGGTGATGCGGGAGATCGGTGGCGCACCCTACGCCGAGATCGCCGAGGCAACGGGGCTGACGGCGACGAGCGTACGGGGGCTGCTGGCGCGGGCCCGCCGCCGGGTGATGGAGCAGATGGAGGTGTGGCGATGA
- a CDS encoding TIM barrel protein yields the protein MLEHDLLATSWTWAGDESIRDRVHAVGAAGFAGLSLSLDDLHEVRATTGFAELRRMLDGAGIVWVQLGPLDRWWTCASRTADDVADRGVVLEAAASLRAWQVVVRADTSLPGASPVAMAEDWVALAGQAETVGAQLVLEPEPWSNLPTVERASRFVAGAGHPNGGLLLDAMHALRGGSTLASIRQGVAPATLAAVELSDGLLHTPSGMTLAQESQQARYLPGAGAWDLPGFVRTVRDLGFDEPWGVEVRTPAHRAMPIADALRTAAAATRAVLDAADAFGTPAAPPMPSSPAPTSAVDFEPPHRADPRRLGGPLDGRRRDADTGTPA from the coding sequence GTGCTGGAACACGATCTGCTGGCGACGTCGTGGACGTGGGCGGGCGACGAGAGCATCCGGGACCGCGTGCACGCGGTCGGCGCGGCCGGGTTCGCCGGGCTGTCGCTGTCGCTCGACGACCTGCACGAGGTCCGTGCGACGACCGGCTTCGCCGAGCTGCGACGCATGCTCGACGGCGCGGGCATCGTCTGGGTGCAGCTCGGTCCGCTGGACCGGTGGTGGACCTGCGCGAGCCGGACCGCCGACGACGTCGCCGACCGCGGTGTCGTGCTCGAGGCCGCGGCCTCGCTCCGCGCGTGGCAGGTCGTCGTCCGGGCCGACACCTCGCTGCCCGGAGCCTCACCGGTCGCCATGGCCGAGGACTGGGTCGCCCTCGCCGGACAGGCCGAGACGGTCGGCGCGCAGCTCGTGCTCGAACCGGAACCGTGGTCGAACCTGCCGACGGTCGAACGTGCCTCGCGGTTCGTGGCCGGCGCCGGGCACCCGAACGGCGGGCTCCTGCTCGACGCGATGCACGCCCTGCGTGGCGGGTCGACCCTCGCCTCGATCCGGCAGGGCGTCGCGCCCGCGACCCTGGCCGCGGTCGAGCTGAGCGACGGACTGCTGCACACCCCGTCCGGCATGACCCTGGCGCAGGAGTCCCAGCAGGCCCGGTACCTGCCGGGGGCCGGCGCGTGGGACCTGCCCGGCTTCGTCCGCACCGTCCGCGACCTCGGCTTCGACGAGCCGTGGGGCGTCGAGGTGCGCACGCCGGCACACCGGGCGATGCCGATCGCCGACGCCCTGCGGACCGCCGCGGCGGCGACCCGTGCGGTGCTCGACGCCGCGGATGCCTTCGGCACGCCGGCCGCCCCGCCGATGCCGTCCAGCCCGGCTCCCACCTCGGCGGTCGACTTCGAGCCGCCGCACCGTGCCGACCCGCGCCGCCTCGGCGGACCGCTCGACGGTCGCCGCCGGGACGCCGACACAGGCACGCCCGCGTAG
- a CDS encoding fumarylacetoacetate hydrolase family protein has translation MTDLVIPAPGLPTVPTTTGGRFPVRRVFCVGRNYAAHAREMGHDPDREPPFFFSKPADAVVVDGADTPYPPATERLEHEVELVVAIGVGGADITEAHALDHVWGYAVGLDLTRRDLQAEAKRLGRPWDAAKGFDASAPIGAITPAAGVDPSAGAVELRVDGALRQAGDLADQIWSVGETIAALSRSVALAPGDLVMTGTPEGVGVLRRGQVLDGTIAGVGAVHTRIV, from the coding sequence GTGACCGACCTCGTGATCCCGGCCCCGGGCCTCCCGACCGTCCCGACGACCACCGGCGGGCGGTTCCCCGTGCGCCGCGTCTTCTGCGTCGGACGGAACTACGCCGCGCACGCGCGTGAGATGGGCCACGACCCGGACCGTGAGCCGCCGTTCTTCTTCTCGAAGCCGGCCGACGCGGTCGTCGTCGACGGCGCGGACACCCCGTACCCGCCGGCGACCGAGCGGCTCGAGCACGAGGTCGAGCTCGTCGTGGCGATCGGCGTGGGCGGGGCCGACATCACGGAAGCGCACGCGCTCGACCACGTCTGGGGCTACGCCGTGGGGCTCGACCTGACCCGTCGCGACCTGCAGGCCGAGGCGAAGCGGCTCGGCCGCCCGTGGGACGCCGCGAAGGGCTTCGACGCGTCGGCGCCGATCGGTGCGATCACCCCGGCCGCGGGCGTCGACCCCTCGGCCGGCGCCGTCGAGCTGCGCGTCGACGGCGCCCTGCGGCAGGCGGGCGACCTCGCCGATCAGATCTGGTCCGTCGGGGAGACGATCGCGGCCCTCTCGCGGTCGGTCGCGCTCGCTCCCGGTGACCTCGTCATGACCGGCACGCCCGAGGGGGTCGGCGTGCTCCGCCGCGGTCAGGTGCTCGACGGCACGATCGCCGGGGTCGGAGCGGTCCACACCCGGATCGTCTGA
- a CDS encoding phosphoketolase family protein yields the protein MAAAHIHSTDRLRAIDAWWRAANYLTVGQIYLLDNPMLERPIEPSDVKPRLLGHWGTSPALNLVYAHCNAVIADTGRQFLYVCGPGHGGPAMNANAWLDGTWGELYPDHDLQRFFRQFSFPGGIPSHAAPETPGSINEGGELGYSLAHAYGAALDNPDLVVACVVGDGEAETGPLAASWQAHTFLDPVSDGAVLPILNLNGWKIANPTVLARIPEADLTAYFRGLGYEPLIVDSRRVDDDPFAVHALFEGALRRALASIDDIQAAARAQAERAAAGQPAGAADLRPRWPMIVLRTPKGWTGPKEVDGERVEGTFRAHQVPLPAVREDDAHRAQLEEWMRSYRADELLDDAGHPTGILTSIRPTGETRMSATPHANGGRIRTALDRPSLEPYGVEAGSTASATGTLGPWVAELISRNASSFRLFGPDETISNKLDAVFDVTSRVWRAQRSPDDDHLSARGRVTEVLSEHLLEGMLEGYVLSGRHGILNTYEAFAHIIDSMVGQYAKWLESATDIDWRAPVSNLSILLSSHVWRQDHNGFSHQDPGFLDVVASKQQDLVRIKLPADANTLLAVAAHAMETTDRIEVIVAGKHPEPVFLSLDDAVAHAAAGLGVWDWAGTEQTVGRVDVVMACAGDVPTVEAIAAVDIIRRHAPGVGVRVVNVVDLLALGDPRKHEHPIPDDRYDELFLPGTPAVFAFHGYPSLVHQLTYRRNGHDDLHVHGFLERGTTTSPFDMLMRNEMDRFALAHDALTRVDADAHADLLATLTDAREAARTHAYTKGEDHPSVDGWEFSGWPQDEPASGGTGGDPGEGETESAAPGN from the coding sequence ATGGCCGCAGCACACATCCACTCCACCGACCGACTCCGGGCGATCGACGCCTGGTGGCGAGCCGCGAACTACCTCACGGTCGGGCAGATCTACCTGCTGGACAACCCGATGCTGGAGCGGCCGATCGAGCCCTCCGACGTCAAGCCGCGACTGCTCGGGCACTGGGGCACCTCGCCCGCCCTGAACCTCGTGTACGCGCACTGCAACGCGGTGATCGCGGACACCGGTCGGCAGTTCCTCTACGTGTGCGGCCCCGGCCACGGCGGCCCGGCGATGAACGCGAACGCCTGGCTCGACGGCACGTGGGGCGAGCTGTACCCGGACCACGACCTGCAGCGCTTCTTCCGGCAGTTCTCGTTCCCCGGCGGCATCCCGTCGCACGCCGCGCCCGAGACGCCCGGCTCGATCAACGAGGGCGGCGAGCTCGGCTACTCCCTCGCGCACGCGTACGGCGCCGCACTGGACAACCCGGACCTGGTCGTCGCCTGCGTCGTCGGTGACGGCGAGGCCGAGACCGGTCCGCTCGCCGCCTCGTGGCAGGCGCACACCTTCCTCGACCCGGTGTCCGACGGTGCGGTGCTGCCGATCCTCAACCTGAACGGGTGGAAGATCGCGAACCCGACCGTGCTCGCACGCATCCCGGAGGCCGACCTCACCGCGTACTTCCGCGGGCTCGGCTACGAGCCGCTCATCGTCGACTCCCGCCGCGTCGACGACGACCCGTTCGCCGTGCACGCCCTGTTCGAGGGCGCACTGCGTCGGGCCCTGGCGAGCATCGACGACATCCAGGCCGCCGCCCGCGCCCAGGCCGAGCGTGCAGCCGCCGGCCAGCCCGCCGGTGCCGCGGACCTCCGCCCGCGCTGGCCGATGATCGTGCTCCGCACCCCGAAGGGCTGGACCGGTCCGAAGGAGGTCGACGGCGAGCGCGTCGAGGGCACCTTCCGCGCGCACCAGGTGCCGCTGCCCGCGGTGCGCGAGGACGATGCACACCGCGCACAGCTCGAGGAGTGGATGCGGTCCTACCGTGCCGACGAGCTGCTCGACGACGCCGGCCACCCCACGGGCATCCTCACGTCGATCCGGCCGACCGGGGAGACCCGGATGAGCGCGACCCCGCACGCGAACGGCGGTCGCATCCGCACCGCGCTCGACCGTCCGTCGCTCGAGCCGTACGGCGTCGAGGCGGGGTCGACGGCCTCGGCCACCGGCACCCTCGGCCCGTGGGTCGCTGAGCTCATCAGCCGCAACGCGTCGTCCTTCCGGCTGTTCGGACCGGACGAGACGATCTCGAACAAGCTCGACGCCGTGTTCGACGTCACCTCGCGCGTGTGGCGGGCGCAGCGGTCCCCGGACGACGATCACCTGTCCGCCCGCGGCCGCGTCACCGAGGTCCTGTCCGAGCACCTGCTCGAGGGGATGCTCGAGGGCTACGTGCTGTCCGGCCGCCACGGCATCCTCAACACGTACGAGGCCTTCGCCCACATCATCGACTCGATGGTCGGCCAGTACGCGAAGTGGCTCGAGTCCGCGACGGACATCGACTGGCGCGCCCCCGTCTCGAACCTGTCGATCCTGCTGTCGTCGCACGTGTGGCGGCAGGACCACAACGGCTTCTCCCACCAGGACCCGGGCTTCCTCGACGTCGTCGCGTCGAAGCAGCAGGACCTCGTCCGCATCAAGCTGCCGGCCGACGCGAACACGCTGCTCGCCGTCGCCGCGCACGCGATGGAGACGACGGACCGGATCGAGGTGATCGTCGCCGGCAAGCACCCGGAACCCGTGTTCCTGTCCCTCGACGACGCGGTCGCGCACGCCGCCGCCGGCCTCGGGGTCTGGGACTGGGCCGGGACCGAGCAGACCGTCGGCCGGGTCGACGTCGTGATGGCCTGCGCCGGCGACGTCCCGACGGTGGAGGCGATCGCGGCCGTGGACATCATCCGGCGGCACGCCCCGGGCGTCGGCGTCCGCGTGGTCAACGTCGTCGACCTGCTCGCCCTCGGCGACCCGCGCAAGCACGAGCACCCGATCCCGGACGACCGGTACGACGAGCTCTTCCTGCCGGGGACGCCCGCGGTCTTCGCGTTCCACGGGTACCCGTCGCTCGTGCACCAGCTGACGTACCGACGGAACGGGCACGACGACCTGCACGTGCACGGGTTCCTCGAGCGCGGGACGACCACGTCGCCGTTCGACATGCTCATGCGCAACGAGATGGACCGGTTCGCGCTCGCGCACGACGCACTGACGCGGGTCGACGCCGACGCGCACGCCGACCTGCTCGCGACGCTGACGGACGCCCGCGAGGCGGCCCGGACCCACGCCTACACGAAGGGCGAGGACCACCCCTCGGTCGACGGGTGGGAGTTCTCCGGCTGGCCGCAGGACGAGCCTGCGTCCGGCGGGACCGGCGGTGACCCGGGCGAGGGCGAGACGGAGTCGGCGGCACCCGGCAACTGA
- a CDS encoding DUF1992 domain-containing protein, which yields MNDVDARMDRLRRAARYRYQQLVDSEIERGTLDPDEVREERRLLQAADVAAHARARVEEAERRGVFEGNPYHGKPLPSNDGRHDPDWWIRQKIEREDIRGIAPPALALRTEDAGLDDALDALSIESDVRDVLEDFNARVKEARRQLLGGPPVVTPLRDVDAEITAWLERRQERQAADAAAAAARAAAEQEARPRRWWRRRR from the coding sequence ATGAACGACGTCGATGCACGGATGGACCGGTTGCGCCGGGCCGCCCGCTACCGCTACCAGCAGCTGGTGGACAGCGAGATCGAGCGCGGCACGCTCGACCCGGACGAGGTGCGCGAGGAACGCCGGCTGCTCCAGGCGGCCGACGTCGCGGCGCACGCCCGCGCCCGGGTCGAGGAAGCCGAGCGACGGGGGGTCTTCGAGGGGAACCCGTACCACGGCAAGCCCCTGCCCTCGAACGACGGCCGCCACGACCCGGACTGGTGGATCCGGCAGAAGATCGAGCGCGAGGACATCCGGGGGATCGCCCCGCCCGCACTCGCCCTGCGGACCGAGGACGCCGGCCTCGACGACGCCCTCGACGCGCTCAGCATCGAGTCGGACGTACGCGACGTCCTCGAGGACTTCAACGCCCGCGTGAAGGAGGCCCGACGCCAGCTCCTCGGCGGCCCGCCGGTCGTCACCCCGCTGCGGGACGTGGACGCCGAGATCACCGCCTGGCTCGAGCGCCGGCAGGAGCGGCAGGCCGCCGACGCCGCGGCCGCGGCCGCCCGTGCCGCCGCGGAGCAGGAGGCCCGCCCGCGCCGGTGGTGGCGCCGGCGCCGCTGA
- a CDS encoding glycoside hydrolase family 15 protein, producing MTERTRDTPDATDNEERTDGYVPLRSYGAIGDGRTVALVALDGRIDWLPIPSMDSPPVFASILDAEHGGHVALRPVGDAEVSREYLPGTNVLVTTWTTPTGTVTVTDAMVTGVAGRLPWAEVARCVQGVDGTVELEWAVVPGTLLNTTEPRRLDTGNGAVIGIDGITIAIVEQGFEPVHDDGPRFSGRFSTTEGSKHILTIVGTHDEPIFMPKPESALAAMDRTIANWATWSEEFSYDGPWAEAVQRSALALKLLIFSPTGAIAAAPTTSLPEDRTGGKNWDYRFAWVRDLSYTVHALTRFGLREETHAAVSWVMQTIAQHDEDMPIFYGLDGSKSNDVEERDVPGWRGIGPVTVGNRAGDQLQLGVWGDVFEILRQYVRAGNVLDRKTASVLQELADDACHRWEEPDSGMWELEETQHYVSSKIGCWQALDAAVELHDAGMIDGPRDKWSENRELIEQWVAEHGWNEELGHYVMYEGSDKLDTSILLHAMSAFDRGPRMASTIRAIEDQLQRGPLVYRYSGMDEEESPFVACSFWLAAAMACTGRTDDARTLMDEMVGQANDVGLFSEMISEDGSFMGNIPQGLSHLALIQAALTIEEVAGEERSSE from the coding sequence ATGACCGAGCGCACGCGAGACACCCCCGACGCGACCGACAACGAGGAGCGCACCGACGGGTACGTCCCGCTCCGCTCCTACGGCGCGATCGGCGACGGGCGGACCGTCGCGCTCGTGGCGCTCGACGGGCGGATCGACTGGCTGCCGATCCCGTCGATGGACTCGCCGCCGGTGTTCGCCAGCATCCTCGACGCCGAGCACGGCGGCCACGTCGCACTCCGGCCCGTCGGCGACGCCGAGGTGTCCCGCGAGTACTTGCCCGGGACGAACGTGCTCGTCACCACCTGGACCACCCCGACCGGCACCGTCACCGTGACCGACGCGATGGTGACCGGTGTCGCCGGCCGGCTGCCGTGGGCCGAGGTCGCCCGCTGCGTGCAGGGCGTCGACGGCACGGTCGAGCTCGAGTGGGCCGTCGTGCCCGGCACGTTGCTCAACACCACCGAACCCCGCCGGCTCGACACCGGGAACGGTGCCGTCATCGGCATCGACGGCATCACCATCGCGATCGTCGAGCAGGGCTTCGAACCGGTGCACGACGACGGCCCGCGGTTCTCCGGCCGTTTCAGCACCACCGAGGGGTCGAAGCACATCCTGACGATCGTCGGCACGCACGACGAACCGATCTTCATGCCGAAGCCCGAGAGCGCGCTCGCGGCGATGGACCGCACGATCGCCAACTGGGCGACGTGGTCCGAGGAGTTCTCCTACGACGGCCCCTGGGCCGAAGCGGTGCAGCGGAGCGCCCTCGCCCTCAAGCTGCTCATCTTCTCGCCCACCGGCGCGATCGCCGCGGCGCCGACGACGAGCCTGCCCGAGGACCGCACCGGCGGCAAGAACTGGGACTACCGGTTCGCGTGGGTGCGCGACCTGTCGTACACGGTGCACGCCCTGACCCGCTTCGGCCTGCGCGAGGAGACGCACGCCGCCGTCTCGTGGGTGATGCAGACCATCGCGCAGCACGACGAGGACATGCCGATCTTCTACGGCCTCGACGGCTCGAAGAGCAACGACGTCGAGGAGCGCGACGTGCCCGGCTGGCGCGGCATCGGCCCCGTGACCGTCGGCAACCGGGCCGGCGACCAGCTGCAGCTCGGTGTCTGGGGCGACGTCTTCGAGATCCTGCGCCAGTACGTCCGCGCCGGCAACGTCCTCGACCGGAAGACCGCCTCGGTCCTGCAGGAGCTCGCCGACGACGCGTGCCACCGGTGGGAGGAACCCGACTCCGGCATGTGGGAGCTCGAGGAGACCCAGCACTACGTCTCGAGCAAGATCGGCTGCTGGCAGGCGCTCGACGCCGCCGTGGAGCTGCACGACGCCGGCATGATCGACGGCCCGCGTGACAAGTGGTCCGAGAACCGCGAGCTCATCGAGCAGTGGGTCGCCGAGCACGGGTGGAACGAGGAGCTCGGCCACTACGTCATGTACGAGGGCAGCGACAAGCTCGACACCTCGATCCTGCTCCACGCGATGAGCGCCTTCGACCGCGGACCGCGCATGGCCTCGACCATCCGCGCCATCGAGGACCAGCTGCAGCGCGGCCCCCTCGTCTACCGGTACTCCGGCATGGACGAAGAGGAGTCGCCCTTCGTCGCGTGCTCGTTCTGGCTCGCCGCCGCGATGGCGTGCACCGGCCGGACCGACGACGCCCGCACGCTCATGGACGAGATGGTCGGCCAGGCGAACGACGTCGGCCTGTTCAGCGAGATGATCAGCGAGGACGGCTCCTTCATGGGCAACATCCCGCAGGGGCTGTCACACCTGGCGCTCATCCAGGCAGCGCTGACCATCGAGGAGGTCGCTGGCGAGGAACGCTCGTCCGAGTGA
- a CDS encoding alpha/beta fold hydrolase, which yields MPTLVPITLEHRGSTLRGWQLGSVPNEGLAPVALLVHGFGSTDTGGQQLFVQTARTLADHGVTVRSYSRLGHGTSDGEFLDVTIGDEVEQVVAMITAAAQDARGPVHVVAHSLGAVESAIAAGRVPDLVATLTLWSPAGVVVDDIVEHDEIQGQPLAPAREQGWFDFGGTALGTAFLDEVTAGLDVYATVDRYTGPAQVVHGTADQIVPLRYGQRYADVLPDATFTAVPDADHGWSSVPFRRTLLERLVAFVGSAGQG from the coding sequence ATGCCGACCCTCGTCCCGATCACCCTCGAGCACCGCGGCAGCACGCTCCGCGGCTGGCAGCTCGGCAGCGTGCCGAACGAGGGCCTGGCCCCCGTCGCCCTGCTCGTGCACGGCTTCGGGAGCACCGACACCGGCGGCCAGCAGCTCTTCGTGCAGACCGCCCGCACCCTCGCCGACCACGGCGTCACCGTCCGCTCGTACAGCCGCCTCGGCCACGGCACGAGCGACGGCGAGTTCCTCGACGTCACCATCGGCGACGAGGTCGAGCAGGTCGTCGCGATGATCACCGCCGCCGCGCAGGACGCCCGCGGGCCGGTCCACGTCGTCGCGCACAGCCTCGGTGCCGTCGAGTCCGCCATCGCCGCGGGCCGCGTGCCCGACCTCGTCGCGACGCTGACGCTCTGGTCCCCGGCAGGGGTCGTCGTCGACGACATCGTCGAGCACGACGAGATCCAGGGTCAGCCCCTCGCCCCCGCCCGGGAGCAGGGCTGGTTCGACTTCGGCGGCACAGCGCTCGGCACGGCCTTCCTCGACGAGGTCACGGCCGGCCTCGACGTCTACGCGACGGTCGACCGGTACACCGGCCCCGCGCAGGTCGTGCACGGCACCGCCGACCAGATCGTGCCGCTCCGCTACGGCCAGCGCTACGCCGACGTCCTGCCGGACGCGACGTTCACCGCCGTGCCGGACGCCGACCACGGCTGGTCCTCCGTCCCGTTCCGGCGGACACTGCTCGAACGCCTGGTGGCATTCGTCGGGTCGGCCGGACAGGGCTGA
- a CDS encoding phenolic acid decarboxylase: MDITTSVEHPVPEQDLSGIVGHRFIYTYANGWQYEMYVKNATTIDYRIHTGMVGGRWVKDQQVDLVTLTAGVYKVSWNEPTGTSVVVTVVPGERVLHGTIFFPHWVEEDGSKTVLFQNDHLDRMREYRDQGPTYPIYVVPEFAHITLFEHVGEDDETVVDTAPGDLPTGFADRSN, encoded by the coding sequence ATGGACATCACCACCAGCGTCGAGCACCCCGTTCCCGAGCAGGACCTCTCCGGCATCGTCGGCCACCGGTTCATCTACACGTACGCCAACGGCTGGCAGTACGAGATGTACGTGAAGAACGCCACGACCATCGACTACCGCATCCACACCGGCATGGTCGGCGGCCGCTGGGTCAAGGACCAGCAGGTCGACCTCGTCACCCTCACCGCCGGCGTCTACAAGGTGTCGTGGAACGAACCGACCGGCACGAGCGTCGTCGTCACCGTCGTCCCCGGCGAGCGGGTCCTGCACGGCACCATCTTCTTCCCGCACTGGGTCGAGGAGGACGGCAGCAAGACCGTCCTGTTCCAGAACGACCACCTCGACCGCATGCGGGAGTACCGCGACCAGGGCCCCACCTACCCGATCTACGTCGTGCCCGAGTTCGCCCACATCACCCTCTTCGAGCACGTCGGCGAGGACGACGAGACCGTCGTCGACACCGCCCCGGGCGACCTGCCCACCGGGTTCGCGGACCGCAGCAACTGA
- a CDS encoding MarR family transcriptional regulator, producing MDERPDRPDLPQVARRLSAEIGPFRRTLLVTARRSVALPDIPDAQIEVLRRLDDAGWSSPTALGRALGLARSTVSNLVAAMERDGLVDRRLAQGDGRSTEVGLTDLARRRLADYDESAERVLVDAMASLSADDQRALAAAVPALGRLRARLDEHSAG from the coding sequence GTGGACGAACGACCGGACCGACCCGACCTGCCGCAGGTGGCGCGGCGGCTGAGCGCGGAGATCGGGCCCTTCCGCCGCACGCTGCTCGTGACAGCCCGGCGGTCGGTCGCCCTGCCGGACATCCCCGACGCGCAGATCGAGGTGCTCCGGCGACTCGACGACGCGGGTTGGTCGAGTCCGACGGCGCTCGGCCGGGCGCTCGGGCTGGCCCGCTCGACGGTGAGCAACCTCGTCGCGGCGATGGAGCGGGACGGTCTGGTGGACCGGCGCCTCGCGCAGGGGGACGGCCGGAGCACCGAGGTCGGCCTGACCGACCTGGCCCGACGGCGACTCGCCGACTACGACGAGTCCGCCGAGCGGGTGCTCGTCGACGCGATGGCGTCGCTGTCCGCCGACGACCAGCGCGCGCTCGCGGCCGCGGTGCCGGCGCTCGGTCGGTTGCGGGCCCGGTTGGACGAGCACAGCGCAGGCTGA
- a CDS encoding DUF1206 domain-containing protein produces MSDTAEHAARETGRQVRRAADSRWFELTARAGFVGSGIVHLLIGYLVVLLGVGNASSGGDTDQSGALEQLAAVPGGVVLLWLIAVGTAALALRLVVEAVVGGRSDSTRGWLARVKDAAKAVVYGVIAYSSASFALGAGSSSSSSSKSAAATALATPGGVFLLLLAGAVAVAVGIGLVVQGCRRSFRKQLTSPPASLDRTVTVLGVVGYVGKGVAVVVVGVLIGVAGLRSDPDQATGLDGAFDALRSMPGGVFVLVAVGIGFLAYGVYSFFRARYARL; encoded by the coding sequence ATGAGCGACACAGCAGAACACGCCGCCCGCGAGACCGGCCGGCAGGTCCGACGAGCAGCGGACAGCCGGTGGTTCGAGCTGACCGCCCGGGCCGGGTTCGTCGGCAGCGGCATCGTCCACCTGCTGATCGGGTACCTGGTGGTCCTGCTCGGCGTCGGCAACGCGTCCTCCGGCGGCGACACCGACCAGTCCGGTGCGCTGGAGCAGCTCGCCGCGGTGCCGGGCGGGGTGGTGCTGCTCTGGCTCATCGCCGTCGGCACGGCAGCGCTCGCGCTCCGGCTGGTCGTCGAGGCGGTCGTCGGCGGCCGCTCGGACAGCACCCGCGGGTGGCTCGCCCGGGTGAAGGACGCTGCCAAGGCCGTCGTCTACGGCGTCATCGCGTACTCGTCCGCGTCGTTCGCGCTCGGTGCCGGGTCGAGCTCGAGCAGCTCGAGCAAGAGCGCCGCGGCCACGGCGCTCGCCACCCCCGGCGGTGTGTTCCTGCTGCTGCTGGCCGGCGCGGTCGCGGTCGCGGTCGGGATCGGCCTCGTGGTGCAGGGGTGCCGCCGGTCGTTCCGGAAGCAGCTCACGTCGCCGCCGGCGTCCCTCGACCGCACCGTCACGGTGCTCGGCGTCGTCGGCTACGTCGGCAAGGGCGTCGCCGTGGTGGTCGTCGGGGTGCTCATCGGCGTCGCGGGGCTCCGCAGCGACCCCGACCAGGCCACGGGTCTCGACGGGGCGTTCGACGCGCTGCGGTCGATGCCCGGCGGGGTGTTCGTGCTCGTCGCCGTCGGCATCGGCTTCCTGGCCTACGGCGTCTACAGCTTCTTCCGGGCCCGGTACGCCCGACTCTGA
- a CDS encoding SMP-30/gluconolactonase/LRE family protein: protein MTSSATTGPPTVFTDARAVLAESIVWDPDEQVVRWVDITLGTLNTADAEGTPRSSVSLPPPLASFQPRASGGFVAALGDTVVVTDHEGRIEREVARVEHSTAGNRFNEGKCDPFGRFLVGSMNVVTGDPDGALYAVEADGTTRLLRGGFGTTNGIEWSDDGSTMYVTDTDASTVFRASYGPAGELGDLEPFIVGEAHDGLVRDDEGCFWSAIYGSGRVERYGPDGQHLESVAIPAPNPTSVAFGGPDMSTLLVGTARENLSEEQLAEHPHSGSVFAVPTRVHGFRAHTFGG, encoded by the coding sequence ATGACCTCCAGCGCGACGACCGGCCCGCCGACCGTGTTCACCGACGCCCGGGCGGTGCTCGCCGAGAGCATCGTCTGGGACCCGGACGAGCAGGTGGTCCGGTGGGTGGACATCACCCTCGGCACGTTGAACACGGCCGACGCCGAGGGCACGCCCCGGTCGAGCGTGTCGCTGCCGCCGCCGCTCGCGAGCTTCCAACCGCGGGCGTCCGGCGGGTTCGTCGCGGCCCTCGGCGACACCGTCGTGGTGACCGACCACGAGGGACGCATCGAGCGCGAGGTCGCCCGGGTGGAGCACTCGACCGCGGGCAACCGCTTCAACGAGGGCAAGTGCGACCCGTTCGGCCGGTTCCTGGTCGGCAGCATGAACGTCGTCACCGGTGACCCGGACGGCGCGCTGTACGCCGTCGAGGCCGACGGCACGACCCGGCTGCTCCGCGGCGGCTTCGGCACCACGAACGGCATCGAGTGGTCCGACGACGGCAGCACGATGTACGTCACGGACACCGACGCGTCGACGGTCTTCCGCGCGTCCTACGGGCCGGCCGGGGAACTCGGCGACCTCGAACCGTTCATCGTCGGCGAGGCGCACGACGGCCTCGTGCGCGACGACGAGGGCTGCTTCTGGAGCGCGATCTACGGCAGCGGCCGGGTCGAGCGCTACGGGCCGGACGGCCAGCACCTGGAGTCGGTCGCGATCCCGGCGCCGAACCCGACCTCGGTGGCCTTCGGCGGACCCGACATGTCGACGCTGCTCGTCGGGACGGCGCGCGAGAACCTGTCGGAGGAGCAGCTCGCCGAGCACCCGCACTCCGGCTCCGTCTTCGCGGTGCCGACGCGCGTGCACGGCTTCCGCGCGCACACCTTCGGCGGGTGA